The DNA segment TCGAGAAGCCCGCCAGTACCACGTTTTTCAGATCCAGATATTCAAGCAGGGTATTGAGATCGGCGGTGAAGGTATCGTAGTCGTAGCCCGCAGATGGCTGGCTGGACTGGCCGAAGCCCCGGCGGTCATAGGTGATGACGCGGTAGCCCGCCGCGAGTAGCGCCGTCTCCTGCCGCTCCCAGGAGTGACCGTTGAGGGGATAGCCGTGAATCAGCACGACGGGCTGGCCCGTGCCGTGGTCCTCAAAATAAAGCTGGATGGGCTGGTTGTTCTCCTGGCCGACAGTGATATAGGGCATATGAATCTCCTTTGATGACCGTCAGCCTAGCGGGGTGCGAATGGCGGTGATGAAGGGGACATACACAGGCCTTACGATTTAACGTCGAGCCAAATCAGAGCGTCTGGCCGTTCTCCTTAAGCCACCGCCGATGCGTCTGCCACCCCGGCATGACGCGGGCCACATGCGCCCAATAATGCGGCGAATGGTTCATCTCCAGCAGATGCGCGGCCTCGTGCAGGGCGACGTAATGCAGCACCTCCAACGGGGCGCGGGACAGCTTCCAGTGCAGGCGGATATCGCCCCGGCTGCTGCAACTGCCCCAGCGTGTGATGGTATTGCTGACCCGCACCGTGCCCAGTCGGTCGCCCGCGCCCAGCAACTCCGCGTATTCCATGACCAGAGCGGTGTAGGGAGTCAGGCAAGCGGCCCGCGTCCAAACCTCCAGCGCCCGTTCTGATTCCTCCAATGGCAAGAGGAGGCTATGGCTCTCACGCACAGTCTTTTTGTGGACCAGATCGAGCCGCAGCGTCAGCGTTTCGCCCAGAAAAGGCAGAGCTGCGCCGTCCGTGAATACCTGCACCGAGACCGGGCGAGCCGCGTACTGCGCCAGATGATGTTCCACCCAGTCCCGCCGCCGGATCAGAATGTCCTGAAGCTGATGCAATGGCACCCGCTGGGGCGCATAAACCGTGACCACGCCGGGCCGGACTTGCAGGGCCACCGTCCGCCGCCGGGCACTGCGCTTAACGGTCACGGGGACGCCGGAAATGGTCCACTGCGTTGGCAATTGCGCTGACATCCCCCTCAGGAAAGCGTATTGGGGCGGGCGGCGGGGCAAGACAATTCACTTTCCCAGAAAAAAGCGCGGGCGCGAGTCTCGCAACTCCGCGCCCGCCTCGTCCTGTTGCCGCCTACAACTGGTTGTAATTCTGGTTAAAGGTGTCGCACTTGTTGGGATCGCCGGTCTGGAAGCCGGTGGTAAACCACTTGATGCGCTGCTGGCTGCTGCCGTGCGTGAAGGAGTCG comes from the Deinococcus sp. AJ005 genome and includes:
- a CDS encoding M48 family metallopeptidase, with the protein product MSAQLPTQWTISGVPVTVKRSARRRTVALQVRPGVVTVYAPQRVPLHQLQDILIRRRDWVEHHLAQYAARPVSVQVFTDGAALPFLGETLTLRLDLVHKKTVRESHSLLLPLEESERALEVWTRAACLTPYTALVMEYAELLGAGDRLGTVRVSNTITRWGSCSSRGDIRLHWKLSRAPLEVLHYVALHEAAHLLEMNHSPHYWAHVARVMPGWQTHRRWLKENGQTL